CCATTTCTTTCGTAATAATTCAGCATTTCGTCAATTTTCCTTTTATCATAACTCGTAATACAATCTGATAAGACTGTAACTTTGTAGTTTTCCTTGCACATATTAAATACGGTTGATTTCACGCAGGCAATGGCGTCTGCTCCTGTAATGTAAAATTCGCTTATTTCATTTTTCTTGATAAAGTCAACAAAATCTTCGCTGGTCAATGCGTTGCCTTTGGATTTTTCAAAAATGTTTTTGGAAACCAATTTCATGTCCGAAACTAATTCAGACCCACGAGTATTAGGTTTGAAAGTCCTTGTGCCGTCAGATAAGTTATAATGCCTTATGTAAACGACATGAATTTCATTTTCCACTGCCCAATCTATTGACCGATTAAGATTGTCAATGATTTCTTTGTAGTTTTTGGTAATGTCATTTTGAATGTCAATTACCACTAAAGACTTTTTCTGCATGGGATTTCCTTCTTTTATTTTTATGTTTTAATTCAATTTTCTCTTTCATTGTCCATCGCACTGTCGCTTGTTCGCTTGCGGCTAACGTTTC
The Bacteroidota bacterium DNA segment above includes these coding regions:
- a CDS encoding cysteine hydrolase; protein product: MQKKSLVVIDIQNDITKNYKEIIDNLNRSIDWAVENEIHVVYIRHYNLSDGTRTFKPNTRGSELVSDMKLVSKNIFEKSKGNALTSEDFVDFIKKNEISEFYITGADAIACVKSTVFNMCKENYKVTVLSDCITSYDKRKIDEMLNYYERNGSKIINLSDLLDSK